The following proteins are encoded in a genomic region of Diabrotica virgifera virgifera chromosome 1, PGI_DIABVI_V3a:
- the LOC114347668 gene encoding uncharacterized protein LOC114347668, translating into MKKAIVIFFGVLCGVFDFQKIGSLLVGADSYLDAYKQSQNEKLDAAVTKKGNINREYTGEYPAPYQYGPPTQPVSNYGPPAPQYGAPVYGPPNPAPPPPPPAPQPVYGPPAPIYGPPPSSVQVFYGVPHALDALGSFWEKLKWKLDLFTLGKILLKLVLFKKFVSWVALLCLLFFIPALKNKFGNNGGGEGDLNYRSIGRIDDKELDMLYNTIYKAIDQFSLTLDDRTITKKKINSR; encoded by the exons ATGAAGAAAGCAATAGTAATATTTTTCGGAGTTTTGTGCGGAGTTTTTGATTTTCAAAAAATCGGATCCCTTCTCGTTGGAGCTGATTCCTACTTAGACGCGTACAAACAATCACAAAACGAGAAGCTGGATGCTGCAGTGACGAAGAAAGGGAATATCAATAGGGAATACACTGGAGAGTACCCTGCGCCGTATCAGTACGGCCCACCTACACAACCAGTTTCGAATTACGGTCCTCCTGCACCTCA ATATGGAGCACCAGTATACGGACCACCAAACCCAGCACCACCACCTCCACCACCGGCACCACAACCGGTTTATGGACCACCAGCTCCAATTTACGGACCACCCCCGTCCTCTGTTCAAGTCTTTTATGGAGTCCCACACGCTCTAGACGCTCTAGGATCCTTCTGGGAAAAACTCAAGTGGAAACTAGATCTTTTTACGTTGGGAAAAATTTTACTGAAGCTGGTCTTATTTAAGAAATTTGTCAGTTGGGTGGCACTTTTATGTTTACTATTTTTCATTCCTGCTTTGAAGAATAAGTTTGGGAATAATGGAGGAGGTGAAGGTGATCTAAATTATAGGAGTATAGGAAGGATAG atGACAAAGAATTGGATATGCTTTACAACACAATCTACAAAGCTATAGACCAATTTTCTCTTACTCTAGACGACCGAACAATAACAAAGAAGAAGATTAATTCCAGGTAG